One region of Syntrophobacter fumaroxidans MPOB genomic DNA includes:
- a CDS encoding DUF4115 domain-containing protein, with protein MMHIFLEFESLRSLHLKQARALSKDKDPNATLEPFVKPFRELGCGISWKAQQLRFHESDVLSVLADSIVFWDWKVHPSCGLAERVKPAHDAFMALRTILPGVFEGEAFDNQFDYYSFLIRSTTRLKNRLIDLVSAPMSSVETARVRGRMPELLASRESDRVPALGTIPRLMEKGRFEEIGTPALEEKLVEAYGQSLGVEPASGEGDITVKGLQLPYGQSIPPPRVGPGPIRPYKYLAVLLAAVVAFAVAGLLSRPGMQVFWKSRDVGTDRVSTRTVPSDAVPQEAPPRESEAGNGVEAKVESGVQPSVLPSDTVPDSVSESLTGDISGGEPERVAEEGGGNEAPKHEAAADAAPADSREAALPAGEVVEEPSPETTPAAPSRKELVHRFEIEAGQKCWIQVKIDGEKAWSAMMKPGDRFDWEVKERIDILVGNSGGVRVKWDGQLLGQVGMVGQPVRLTLPNPQLISKVKAD; from the coding sequence ATGATGCACATATTCCTTGAGTTTGAGAGCTTGAGATCGCTGCATCTCAAACAGGCGAGGGCTTTATCCAAAGACAAGGATCCGAATGCCACGCTGGAACCTTTTGTAAAACCATTCCGGGAGCTTGGGTGCGGTATATCCTGGAAAGCTCAACAGCTCCGGTTTCACGAAAGCGACGTATTGAGTGTTCTTGCAGACTCCATCGTTTTCTGGGACTGGAAAGTCCATCCCTCCTGTGGGCTTGCCGAACGCGTGAAGCCTGCCCACGATGCGTTCATGGCCCTCAGAACCATTTTGCCGGGCGTGTTCGAAGGCGAAGCGTTCGACAACCAGTTCGACTACTATAGCTTTTTGATCCGTTCGACAACGCGGCTCAAGAACAGGCTGATCGACCTCGTGTCGGCTCCTATGTCCAGTGTGGAGACCGCGAGGGTGAGGGGCAGGATGCCGGAGCTCCTCGCTTCCCGGGAGTCCGACCGGGTTCCTGCGCTGGGCACCATCCCTCGGTTGATGGAGAAGGGGCGGTTCGAAGAAATCGGGACTCCCGCCCTGGAAGAAAAGCTGGTCGAGGCGTACGGACAGAGCCTGGGTGTGGAACCAGCCTCCGGAGAGGGGGACATCACGGTCAAGGGGCTTCAGCTGCCTTACGGGCAAAGTATTCCTCCGCCACGGGTCGGGCCGGGTCCCATTCGGCCGTACAAGTATCTCGCCGTCCTTCTTGCGGCAGTCGTGGCATTCGCCGTCGCAGGCCTTCTGAGCCGGCCGGGGATGCAGGTTTTTTGGAAAAGCCGGGATGTCGGCACGGACCGCGTGAGCACGCGGACAGTTCCCTCCGATGCCGTGCCGCAAGAGGCGCCGCCCCGGGAGTCTGAGGCCGGGAACGGCGTGGAGGCGAAAGTCGAGAGCGGTGTGCAGCCGAGTGTTCTCCCTTCCGATACGGTTCCCGACTCGGTGTCCGAGTCATTGACGGGGGACATCTCCGGCGGGGAGCCCGAACGTGTGGCGGAGGAGGGGGGCGGGAACGAGGCGCCGAAGCACGAGGCTGCGGCCGATGCCGCGCCTGCCGATTCCCGGGAGGCAGCTCTTCCCGCAGGTGAGGTTGTTGAAGAGCCGTCGCCGGAAACCACTCCGGCTGCTCCCTCGCGCAAGGAGTTGGTGCACAGATTCGAGATCGAAGCAGGCCAGAAGTGCTGGATTCAGGTGAAGATCGACGGCGAGAAGGCCTGGAGCGCCATGATGAAGCCCGGTGACCGATTCGACTGGGAAGTGAAAGAGCGGATCGACATCCTGGTCGGGAACAGCGGCGGGGTTCGAGTGAAGTGGGATGGTCAACTGCTTGGCCAGGTCGGCATGGTGGGCCAACCCGTGCGGTTGACTCTCCCCAATCCCCAGCTGATTTCAAAGGTCAAAGCGGACTGA
- a CDS encoding DUF3943 domain-containing protein: MDKDRSSVGIAGRRTVCIFVVLAVVVAGLCISNRALGQNRDSVPGSRAVEAAGKSETTPSEGKPESGMTLERGRSVYTNAQPLHKNYFRTGLETAAFLAIAAGYYYGTLEDRRWYEYTIPKGTFEARFETGDAYRLDNNDWDSNVGHIAAGTGYYLLARTNDLSLTESFLVAAGASTFWELFGELRDEFSINDAIMTPIGGFAIGEPMFQLGEFFQHSAPSIPNRALGFLFGPSAAIHRWLDNTTPKAPENVDKYCLTTDAWHRFRVFAGGGGSYSPDADKFRSEAQMGFDFEVITAEKFGKPGEASINYLDGVFNELAFQAALDGSTLVDLRFFSKTAFLGHYEQCISMDKESQTLRGTSLFVGLSSAFEYYNHSFIGMRREDRQAICDLVGPTLIADFYRCGLHVRATAELYPSFSMVTPAAGALYDETHNISGVKSVYRFESYYYALGATAGGRVEMEYGPFGLDGRVRYHYFDSIDGLDRFEDSRVTDDIEFQDQRLGLQLTLFYALPIENFKLGLSAEKIYRWSDIDTMAWSGDETRFFGNVVFEF; this comes from the coding sequence ATGGATAAGGATAGGTCGTCGGTGGGAATCGCGGGAAGACGAACCGTTTGTATCTTTGTCGTCCTGGCAGTGGTCGTTGCGGGTTTATGTATTTCGAACAGAGCCTTGGGGCAGAATCGGGATTCCGTGCCGGGGTCACGGGCCGTAGAGGCCGCGGGCAAGAGCGAGACGACTCCGTCCGAGGGGAAGCCCGAATCAGGCATGACCCTGGAGCGGGGCCGCTCCGTTTACACCAACGCTCAGCCGTTGCACAAGAACTATTTCCGGACGGGCCTCGAAACCGCCGCTTTTCTTGCTATAGCAGCGGGTTACTATTACGGGACTCTGGAAGACCGCCGCTGGTATGAATACACCATTCCGAAGGGCACGTTTGAGGCGCGCTTTGAAACGGGCGATGCCTACAGGCTTGACAACAACGACTGGGACAGCAACGTAGGCCATATCGCCGCCGGGACCGGCTATTATCTGTTGGCCCGTACCAATGACCTCAGCCTCACGGAGTCCTTTCTCGTTGCCGCCGGTGCTTCGACCTTCTGGGAGTTGTTCGGTGAGTTGCGGGATGAATTCAGTATCAACGACGCCATCATGACCCCCATCGGCGGTTTTGCCATCGGTGAACCCATGTTCCAGCTGGGGGAGTTTTTTCAGCACAGCGCTCCTTCAATTCCCAACCGGGCTCTGGGATTCCTTTTCGGGCCGTCCGCGGCCATTCATCGCTGGCTGGACAATACCACGCCCAAGGCTCCCGAGAATGTCGACAAGTACTGTCTGACCACCGACGCCTGGCATCGCTTCCGGGTTTTTGCGGGCGGGGGCGGCAGCTATTCGCCGGACGCCGACAAATTCCGCTCCGAAGCTCAAATGGGCTTTGATTTTGAAGTCATAACCGCGGAGAAATTCGGCAAGCCGGGCGAGGCAAGCATCAACTACCTGGACGGGGTGTTCAACGAACTGGCGTTCCAGGCGGCCCTGGACGGCAGCACCCTGGTCGATCTCAGGTTCTTTTCCAAGACGGCATTCCTGGGCCATTATGAACAATGTATCTCCATGGACAAGGAATCGCAGACTCTGCGGGGAACCAGCCTGTTTGTGGGCCTGAGCAGCGCATTCGAATACTACAACCATTCCTTCATAGGGATGAGAAGAGAGGACAGGCAGGCGATCTGCGACCTTGTGGGGCCAACCCTGATCGCGGATTTCTACCGTTGCGGTCTCCATGTCCGGGCCACCGCGGAACTGTATCCGTCCTTTTCGATGGTGACGCCCGCTGCGGGGGCGCTGTATGACGAGACTCACAATATTTCCGGCGTAAAGAGCGTTTATCGATTCGAAAGCTATTACTATGCCCTGGGCGCGACCGCCGGCGGAAGAGTGGAAATGGAATACGGTCCATTCGGTCTGGACGGTCGTGTCCGATACCATTACTTCGACTCCATTGACGGTCTCGACCGCTTCGAGGACTCGCGGGTGACCGACGATATCGAGTTCCAGGACCAGCGCCTGGGGCTCCAGCTGACGTTGTTCTACGCCCTTCCCATCGAGAACTTCAAACTGGGGCTGAGCGCGGAGAAAATCTACCGGTGGAGCGACATCGACACCATGGCCTGGAGCGGCGACGAGACCAGGTTCTTCGGCAATGTCGTCTTCGAGTTCTAA
- a CDS encoding PPC domain-containing DNA-binding protein — translation MQYGVGEMGRIFVLRLEEGDQLPDIVEQFAEEHGIQRGLVFYVGGGADGSRLVVGPRENMEQGIVPMLHTLRGVHEVLAVGTLFPDDAGVPVLHLHAAAGREDKVAVGCARAGVKVWLVGEVVLLEIAGIEGRREKERGFSLLRFSSDE, via the coding sequence ATGCAGTACGGTGTTGGGGAAATGGGGCGCATCTTCGTGTTGCGCCTGGAAGAAGGGGATCAGTTGCCCGACATAGTGGAGCAATTCGCCGAGGAACACGGTATACAGCGGGGACTCGTCTTCTACGTGGGGGGCGGAGCCGACGGCAGTCGCCTGGTGGTTGGGCCCCGGGAGAATATGGAACAGGGGATCGTCCCGATGCTGCACACTCTGCGGGGAGTCCATGAAGTGCTGGCCGTGGGGACCCTTTTCCCCGATGATGCGGGAGTCCCGGTGCTGCACCTGCATGCCGCCGCCGGCAGGGAAGACAAGGTTGCCGTCGGTTGCGCCCGCGCCGGCGTCAAGGTCTGGCTGGTGGGGGAAGTCGTCTTGCTCGAGATCGCCGGGATCGAAGGGCGACGGGAAAAGGAAAGGGGTTTCTCACTGCTCAGGTTTTCCTCTGATGAATGA
- a CDS encoding PaaI family thioesterase produces MDQPKPYRELPTRLSHGCFGCGSENPHGLRMIFHTDEKSVFSEIVIPDHMVGWKNFAHGGILSTILDEIMGWSAIYLTKNLVLTKSIAVDFLRPVPVGTTLRAEGRISKVRSDREVAMEGFLLNSNGIVHARGKGVFALFKIDAAMKFGIADEKELRELERVFNL; encoded by the coding sequence ATGGATCAACCGAAACCATACAGAGAACTCCCCACCAGGCTCAGTCATGGCTGTTTCGGGTGCGGCTCCGAGAATCCCCACGGCCTGAGGATGATATTCCATACCGATGAGAAGTCGGTGTTTTCGGAAATCGTCATTCCCGATCACATGGTCGGATGGAAGAATTTCGCGCATGGAGGAATCCTGTCCACCATTCTCGACGAAATCATGGGCTGGTCGGCCATCTACCTGACGAAGAATCTGGTCCTGACAAAGTCCATCGCCGTTGACTTCCTGAGGCCGGTTCCCGTGGGCACGACACTCAGGGCGGAAGGCAGGATATCGAAGGTCAGGAGCGATCGCGAAGTCGCGATGGAGGGATTCCTCCTCAATTCAAACGGGATCGTCCACGCTCGGGGGAAAGGTGTTTTTGCGCTTTTCAAAATCGACGCGGCCATGAAATTCGGCATCGCCGATGAGAAAGAGCTTCGCGAACTGGAACGCGTATTCAACCTGTGA